The DNA window CGGGCCGCTTGATCATCCCGCCGAGGCCGGCGTGCTCCCAACCGGGGTCGGCAGGGCCCTTGCCGGCCGGGCCGTCGGCCGCGAGTTTCTCCTTCACGACGACCGATCCCACAGGGTACGCGGCCGCCGATACGTCGTACGCCTTGGCCGCGCCTTCGTTCATGTAGACGCGGATCGCGTGGTTGGCACGGGAGTCTGGAACGACAAATGTAGACGAGTCGCAGTTCACCACGATTGGTGAGATCCTTTTCGATGGGGTCATGAGGGTCATGTGCCCCATCGTTTGGTATTCGCGGGCGACCACTCGGGCGTCGGGCTGCGGCGTGGATTGAGCGGGCGGCGACGGAGGAGACGGCCGCTCGGCCTTTTGCATACAACCCGGCGACGCCAATGCCAGAAGCAGGAGAGTGGTCCGCATATCGCGGGATTCTACCGGACATGGCGAGCGGGCGGGAACATCTCAGTGTCGGCAGTTGGTGGGGTTGGTCGGGTGAGCTTCCCGCGAAATTGCGACCTCGCTGATGGGGTTGAGCCGGGCGCACGGGTCTCCGGAGTACCGGCGACCCGTGGCACCAACATTGACCTAAACGTCGTCCGTTTTCGACCCCGGCGGCGTCACGGGGACTCGCCGCGTTGAGCCGCAAGTGCCATTTGGACGTCGGCAGGTTGGACGAAACCAAGCCTCATGATCACTTCGCCCATCAAGCCGCCGTGCTTTCTTTGATACACCAACGCCATGACGACTTGCTCGCGTGAGACTTTGCCCATCCTGACCAGCACGCGTCCCAGCGGACGACCCTTGAGCTGGTCGGGCGTCGAAATGTCGGATGAGACCGCGGGCCTTCCGAGAAGACTCCGGCCGGGTGATGGCCGGATGCCGACCGGGTTGTCGGGATTGACGGGGTATTGGATGCGTTCCCAGAACATTGCTGCTGGATTGTAGCGATGATTCGAGTCTGAATGCCCTACTCGATTCCGCCCTGGTCGAACTTAACATAACATGGATTATCGGACGTGGCAGGGGGATTTGATCCGGGAAAAGGGGGCTTCGGCGTCATCCGCTGATCGGCCCTGGCCATTGCAGATTCCAGCCGGTCTGCGTCAAAAACTCTCGCACCTTCCGACCCGTGAACAACTTGTACTCAATGTTGATCCCCACCTCGCCCGCACGCAGCCAGAGCAGATTGCTGAATCGCGGATGCACGATGACGTCGATCGCCGGGCGGCCCACCTTCACGACCATTCCGTAGTCTGACGGCTTGGTCACCGGCCAGTCAGGGTGCTCTCGGATTTCGCTCGGAAGCGAAGCGTAGTTCGACGCAGTTCGCTTTTCTTCGAAGACGGCCGCCAGTTCAAAAACACCGATAATGAGGTCCAGCACACCGTTCGATGTAGTGCCTGTGCCACCCGGCAGGCTTGTATCGATGGTTGCATAACCCAGCAGATAGATTGCGTCGGCCGAGGCAATTACCAGACCCTTCCCCGGTACACCCTTGAAGGCGTAGTTCTTCCCGATCGCCATGAACTTCTTCACGCTGCACCTTTAAGCTGGATATCCCCGTCAATCCGGATGCCTGTCGAAGATAACCGCGGGTTGACATCGCACCAAACAGAATCGGAACGAGCCGCGCGGGGCGGGATGAGCCAATTTCCCCCGCTTGTCGCCGCTGCAATTCCCGTTACCCTCTCCAGACCACCCGCCGCCGCCCGCTGGAGTCTGAAATCATGTACACCCTCGTCTGCCCAGCCAGTCCGCGTCTGCGGCTGCTGGCGATCACGCTGTTGGTCCTGGCGACGGCATCTGCATGCGACCGCCCGCCCACCGGGTCGACCACTCAGCCGGCGGCTCGCACCTTGGTTGTCGGCACCGAGCCGACGTTTCCGCCGTTCGAGGCCCGTGGCGAAAAGGGCGACTTTGTCGGGTTCGACATCGACCTGGTCCGTGCCATCGGCGCCAAGGCTGGTTTCAACGTCCAGTTCAAGGACCTGGGGTTTGACGCGCTGATCCCGGCCCTGAACGCCGGCCAGATCGATGTCATCGCGTCGGCGATGTCCATTACAGACGAACGCAAGAACGCCGTCGATTTCTCGGACCCGTACGTGGAGGCGGGCCTGGTGATCGCGGTGCGGCAAAACGAGCAGGGCGTTCGCAACGCCGAAACGCTGGTCGGCAAGACGCTCGCCGTGCAACAGGGATCGACCGGGGCCGAGGCGGCCGACAAGCTTAAGGCGGCGGGGAAGGTCAAAGAGATCAAGTACTTCCAGACGGTGCCGCTGGCGATGATGGAGCTGACCAAGGGGGGCGCCGATGCGGTGATCAACGACCGCCCCACCGCTGAAAATTACGTTGCGAGTAATCCCAACCAGGTGCGGGTGTTACCGGAACCGGTGCAGAGCGACAGCTACGGGCTGGCGATCAAGAAAGGCAACGCCGACCTGCTGGCGAAGATCAACACGGCGCTGAAAGAGCTTAAAGCCGAAGGATTCCTGAAGCAGCTCGAGGACAAGCACTTCGCCGGCAAGACGGTCGCGGGGACGTCGGCCGAAGCGCCCAAGGGTTTCTCGGGCCATATGGTGGCCGTGCTGCCCGACCTGGTGAAAGGCGCCGGCATTGCCGTGCTGGTGGTGCTGATCGCCGAGGTGATGGGAACAGTGCTGGGGCTGGGACTGGCGCTGATGCGGTTATCGGGCAGCGGGGTGTTGTCGGTGGTCGCGGCGGTGTACGTGGACCTGATTCGCGGCACGCCGATGCTGGTGCAGATCCTGTTCGTTTACTTCGGCGTGCCGAGCCTGATCAGTTCGTTGACGGGGTCGCCGTTCAACCCCGATCCAATCATTGCCGGCACGCTGGCGCTGGGGTTCAACAGTGCGGCGTACGTGTCGGAAATCTACCGGGCGACGCTGGGCTCGATCGATCGCGGGCAGAACGAAGCCGCGTGTGCACTGGGGTTGTCGCCAGTGCAGCGGTTCCGGTACGTGATCTTCCCGCAGGCGTTCCGGATCGCGATTCCGCCGTTGGGCAATGAGTTCGTCACACTGTTGAAGGACACATCGCTGCTGTCGGTGATCGCGGTGATGGAAATCGTCAAGGCGGGGCAGTTGTACATGTCGCGCACGTACGCCGTCTTCCCGACGTATCTCGCGATCGCGCTGGTGTATGTCATCCTGACGCTGGCGATCACGAACATCCTGCGGGTGGTCGAGCGGCGGATGAAACTGCCGACGTGATGACGAAGGATTGGCCGGGATGGCTGCCGCCGCCCCGCCGTCGAATCCCCAACCGCCCCGCCGTTAACCCGCCACTTTTTTGCTTCTGTCACTTTCGCCGCGATACGAACAACCGAACTTACGGACCATCCATGATTGAAGTTAAAGGCCTTAAAAAATCGTTCGGGGCACTGGACGTGCTCAAAGGCGTGGACCTGGAGGTCCCCGCGAACCAGGTGGTTTGTTTGCTGGGCCCGAGCGGGTCGGGCAAGAGCACGCTGCTGCGGTGCCTGAACCTGCTCGAACGCCCCACCGCCGGGCAGATCATCGTCGCGGGTCAGGAGATCACCCGTGCCGACGCGGATTTGTCGAAGATCCGCGCCGAGGTGGGGATGGTGTTTCAGCATTTCAACCTGTTCCCGCACATGACGGTGCTGCAGAACATCACGCTGGCGCCGATCAAGGTGCGCGGAGAATCGCCCGAGGCCGCGGAGAAACGCGGGCTGGAACTGCTGGCCAGGGTCGGGCTGTCGGACAAGCCGGCGGTTTACCCGGGGCAACTGTCGGGCGGCCAGAAGCAGCGCGTGGCGATCGCGCGGGCACTGGCAATGCAGCCGAAGGTGATGCTGTTCGACGAGCCGACCAGCGCGCTCGACCCGGAGATGGTCGGCGAAGTGCTGGCGGTGATGAAGTCGCTGGCGCACCAGATGACCATGCTCGCCGTCACGCACGAGATGGCGTTCGCGAGGGATGTCGCCGACCGGGTGTTGTTCATGGACGGCGGCGTCGTCGCCGAGGACGCCCCGCCGGCCGAGTTCTTCACACGACCGAAGACCGAGCGGGCACGGGCGTTTCTGGACATGACGCCGGCTTCAGTGTGATGGGGTGCAACGCAAAGTACGCGGAAGAAATACCACCACGGAGGAACGGAGACACACTCGGCGGCTCGAGAATCTTGTCGTGAAGGAAGACCGCATTTCATGTCGTTCCACGACATCCATTCGGTTTTAGCCTGAGCCGGATCGCTAGTGAATTGGCTGCAACGCGTCGCACTCGAGTTACCCTCCGTGTCTCTGTGCCTCCGTGGTGCTCTCTGTCTTCGGGCGTGATGGCGTCAAATCGTTCTTATTATATGTTTTTGCAACCGGACGCTACCATAACGGCCAATGCGGGACCTTTCGGGCAAGCGGGTTGTCATCACGGGAGCGGCGGGCGGAATCGGTAAGGCGATTGCGCTGGAGTTCTGCCGTGCCGGCAGCCGGTTGATCCTGCTGGACGTCAACCAGCCGGCCCTTGAGGCGGCCGTTGCGGATTGCCGGGCGACGGGGGCCGATGCCGTCGGCGTTCACTGCGATCTTGCCGACGCCGACGCCATTGCGCTTGCGGCCGACCGTTGTCTGGCCGCGTTCGGCGGGGTGGACGTGCTGGTCAATAACGCCGGCATCGCGTTCTACGGACCGACGCACGAGATGCGCCTCGATCAGTGGGAAAAGCTGATGGCGGTCAATCTGCTGGCGCCGATACGGCTCATCCACGCCCTGCTGCCGTCGCTCCGAGAACAGCCCGAGGCGCACATCCTGAACATCGCCAGCATCACCGGGCTGGTGCCGAAACGAAGGATCGCCGCGTATCAGGCGAGCAAGTTCGGGCTGGTGGGGTTGAGCCAGTCGCTTCGTGCCGAGTACAGCCCGTACGGCATCGGCGTGACCGCGGTCTGCTGCGGGTTCGCCCGGACGGAACTGATCGCGACCGCCCATCGCGACGGCATGGCGGCAAAGCCCAGGGCGATGCGGTCGTGGTGGTCGGTGTCGCCGGAGTATGTGGCCCGGCGGGCGGTGGCCGGCGTTCGTGCCAACCGGGGGCTTGTGGTGGTGCCCTTCCTGGCGCGGCTGTTCTGGTGGGTGCAACGGCTCTCGCCGGCCATTCTCGATCTGCACGGCCACTGGGTGCACTGGCGGTCCAACCGCCGGCGGCGGGCGAAGGCACGCCGACTGCGGTCGAACACGCCGAGCATGCCTCAGCCGGTGCCGGCCGGGGCTAAATGATCTGGCGACATGATCGGGCTAAGTCATCAAACGCCCGATCAGAGAGCCTTCTTCGCCCCCGGCTTGTTGATGGTGTTGTAGATCTCCCACTTGCCCTCCTTGCCCGTAGCGTCTTTGACATTTCCCCTGATGCGCATCTGGTTCGCCGCGACGAGCGGCTCTGCGGTTTCCAGGAAGACGGTCTTGCCGTCTTCCGACAGCGTCACCTTCTTCACCTCGACGACGTCGTGCTTGGCCTTGGTCGGGTCTTTCACCGAGAACTCCGGCGATCCGTAGTTGCCGGTCCACTTGTAGTTCCACTGTTCGATGTCCCAGTTCTCGACATCCGTCGCCGACGCCTTGTCGAGCGCCGTGCCGAACGTGATCGAAAGCCCGTTCACGTGGGCGTGGAACTCGACCGGCATGCGCGTCGGCTGGCCGGTATGGCGGACGCGGTGCAGAGCGCCTTCGCGGCCGGCGTTGGTCTGCCAGCCCTTCAGGCCGGTGACGTAAAGCTGGCCGTCGCCGGGATTGAAGCGGGCCCGCATCAGGCTGCTGTCGAACTTGAGCGGGAACTGCACGAACGCCCCCTGCATGACGCCGTCTACGGTTTCGGTCATGCAGTTGAAGAGCGTGCTCTTGCCGTAGGACATGTGGAGCATGGTGCCGTTCAGCGGGCCCCATTTGCCGGCCTTGGGCGCGAACGCCTGCCCGCCGGAACTGTTGTCCATGCTCATCGGGATCCAGAAGATGGGCTGTTCGAAAGCGGTCGGTGCTTTGCGATCGGGCGTGTGGGCGGCGGGGACCATGCCGTAGAACAGGCCCGGCCGAATCCAGCTCACCTTGCACGCCGGCTCCCAATGGCCCTGGTTGTCGCTGGCGGTGAGCAGGCGACCGTCGTCGCTCATGCCGGTGCCGTTGGGCGCGCGCAGGCCGGTTGCGATCACTTCCATTTTCGAACCGTCGCGGCTCACCTTGATCATGGTGCCCTGGTGGTCGCTCTTGACGTTCGGCGGCCAGGGGGAGCCCTTGGGATAGTAGAAGTTGCCCTGCGGATCAGTCTGCAGGTCGAGGCAGAACTCGTGGTAGTTGTTGGTGACCTGCGCCTCGTTGTTGATGTTCTCGTAGAAGTCGGCCTCGCCGTCGCCGTTGAGATCGGTCAGGCGGGTCAGCCCGTCGCGGCCGATGACGTAGATCTTGTCGTCGATGATGCGCAACCCCAGCGGCTGAAACAGCCCGGTCGCGAAGCGCTTCCACTGGATGTCTTCGAGTTTCTCGTCGATGCCTGAAACCACCCACACGTCGCCGCCGATGGTGGACAGCGCGGCGCGGGTGCCGTCGGCGAAGAAGTCGAGCCCGGCGAACCGCGGGAGCGCCTTCCAGGGGTTGTCCTCGGGCGCGGGAATGGTGTCGACGACGTAGGCGTCGTCGGCCTTGCCGGAGGTCATCAGCTTGCCGGTCGCCTTGAGGGGCGAGCCCCAGATCGCCGGGCCGCCTTTGGTGATTACCGCGGGGTCGGCTGGTTCGAGGGTCTTCGAGGCCGAGCGGTGCAGCGCGGTGAAGCTGCCGGCTTCGGCCTTGGGCCCGGCCCAGACCCACGCCTGGAACACGTACGCCGTTTTGCTCGCCGGAAGGTGCGCGACGAGGCGTCCCTTCTCGTTGTCGAGCGTCGCACCGGCGGGGGTCTTGACCAATCCCGCCATCACGACGGATTCGGCCGGCTGCTTCGCTGCCACGCCGACCAGCGCCGTGCCTTCGGTCCGCACGGCGACGCTGGCGGCATCGGCGGCGACATCAACGTCCGCCAGCAGCAACGTCAGCGGGCCTTCGTGGGCGGCGACGTGGAAGGTGCGGGTGTACACCGGGTTGGGCCCCCCCGCCGCCAGACCGGGTTGTTCGAAGACGTGTGTCTTGCCGACCGTGTAGCTGAACACCACCTGGTCGCCGTGGCGGTACAGGCCGTTCCAGCGGGCCTGATCTTTGGGGAGCGGTCCGAGCGTCAGGTTCTTGTCGTATTTCGATGGCGAGCGCGGGTCGTCGAGCGATCCGCCGCTTGACCAGCCGGGGCCGACCTTCGTCGCCACGCGGGCCTGGGGTTCCACCTTCGGCCCGGGCTTGCCCTTTTCGAGTTTCTTTCCGGTGTAGACGCCGATCGTCGGCGGGCCGCCGTGCGAGGCGGTGAAGGAGGTGCTGTTGCGCGGATCGACCAGGCCGGCCCAGCCGTCGTAGGACTGGCCGTCGGCGGTGGCTTTGACCCAGCCGACGCTCATGCGGAGCAGTTCGGTGTCGAAGCACATCGCCGCCTCGTCGCCCTTGCCCAGCTTCACGATGACGCCCTTGTAGGTGAGGTTGCCGTTGGGCGCCTCGAGCGTGTTGATCATGAACGAGCCGTGCTCGGACTGCTCCAGCGTCTGCGCGATCGCCCCCGGCGCCGCCACCATCGCCAACAAGTAAACGAACGTCGATTTGAACGAAGAGAGCCGGCGTGCCGAGAATTGCATACCGCTCTTACCCGGGCCATCGGCGACTGTTGTGTTCGCTGCCGGGTTGAACCCTCATTCAGCCCCAAAGCCCCTGAAGCAGCTCCTTTTCCGGTACGCCGAGCGGGAACTTCTTACTCAGCGGATGATCGGCGATCCCCGCGAACTGTCGCAGGGCGGCGTGGATGTGTTCCGGCCGCACGCGAACGCCCTTCTCCTTGTCGCACGCGAGCGATTTGGGGTCGAGCGGCACCAGGAACTGCTTCTCGTCGGTCGCGCCCAGCACCCGGTTGCCGCGGATTCCGGCTCCCAGGAACATGATCGACCCGATCGACCAGTGGTCCTTGCCGTTGCCCTTGTTGTAGTTCGGCGTTCGGCCCATTTCGCTCTGCACGACCACGACCAGCTTGTCGCGAATCTTGAGCTCCTCCGCCCGCCGCAACACGTACGCGACGCCCGCGAGAAACTCGGGGATCAGCTTCATCTGGTCAACGTCGTTGTTGGCGTGGCTGTCGAACTGGCCGATTGACAGGTTCGCCGACACGCACACCCCGGCCTTGAACGATGCCAGCGCGATCTCCGCCTGCTGGGCCAGCCGGTCTTTCGGCACGTTGGACGGAATGTGCGGCGTGACCCGCTGCAGGGCCTTGGAGTTCACCTGCGCCGCGTACAGCATGTTTTCCGTCCGCTCCTGGCGCGGCAGGCGGGCCTGCGCGGCCCGCGCCACGTTCGATTCGCGCAGCGACTGCTCGATACGGCTGAGCGCGAAGTCGTCGTGGTACGGCGACCGCACGTTGCCCTCGATCGCGTCGGCGTTGGCGATCTTCTGGAGCGACGGCAGGTACGGCACGCGCGACATCGCGACGACATTCCCCGTCGCCGAGTAGTTGCCGAACGTCAGGAACGACAGCGGGCAGGTCGGCCCTTTGCACGCGGCGACCAACGCGGCGAAGGTCGGATACGCCAGGCTGTCGAGCTTGCCGGTCGCCATGTAGCGGGCACCCGGCGAATGGTTGTTCACCGAGTAGTCCAGGCCGTTCATCACCAGCAGTTCGCTGCCGAACGCGGCGTAGAAGTCCTCGTTGCTCATCCCGCCGTTGATGTGCTTGGCGTTGGGCGCGTACTTGTGCCGGCCCTGGGTCAGGATGTCGTCTTCCTGATAGAGCCGGTTGATGCCGCCGATGCCCTTGGGGTCCATCAGGTAGGTGGTGTCCCACCCGCCGGAGGCGTTGAAGACGATATAGAACGGGCCTTCGTAAGGAGGCTCTTCCTTCGTCGCCGCCCGCAACAACGAACCCGCCCCGCCGGGACACGCCAGTCCCAGGCCGACCATGCCGCAGAGTTTGAGGAAGTCGCGTCTCATGGTTACTCGTACAAAAACTCATGCTGTCGCAGCAGGTAGGTCACCACCGTACGCCACGCACGCACGGTGTATTTCGGATCGGGCACCGGCTTTTCCAGGTTCTGCCGGCAGGAATAGGTCTCCTGCTTCTCGATCCCCTTCCGCTCGGCCGCATCGGTGACGACGCCGGCGAACAACTGGTACGTCCGATCGACTTCCGGCGAGTCGGCGGCGTCGAACCGGCCGAGGATCTGCTGGTGCAGATAGACGATCGCCTGGCGAATCTTCGCATCGGCCTCGGCGGATGACCCGGGCACGACATCGGGCTCGATCTTCGGGAACAGCCGGCGGTCCTGCGGATCGCGGCTGAAGTCGAGCGCCACCTGTTTGCACGCGACATCGTTCGCGAGAATGCGCTGGATCGCGCCCATCGCCCCGCTGGGGTCGGTCGCGCGTTCGGTCACTTCCTTGGAATCGATCCCGCCGTACAGCATCGCGAGCTGGTCGTTCAATCGTCCCCACGGCCTGCCGAAGATTGCTTTGACCTTGCGCTCGATCTGCTCGGGCGCCAGCATGCGACAGACGCCGACGTCATCCAGTTCCGCCCGCCGCTGCGGGTTGGCCAGCACCGTGGCAACGCCATCCGCCCGGTAAAACTCCGACTCGATCAGGTCCTTGAACACGTTCTTGAGGTTGAAGTTCCCCCTGGCGAACCGGACCGCGATCGCTTCGATCTGCCGGCGCTGCTCGGTGTAGGCCCGGCGTCGGGCGGCGAACATGGGGTCGTCGATATCCTTCGGCGCCAGCAACGGTCGGCGGCCGGTCAGGATGTACTGCACGTGCTCCACCATCGCGACGGCAAAGCGCGGGTCCTTTGCCGTCCGCTCTCCGAGCCATTGCAGTGCCCGCCAGCGGTCGGCCGTCGGCAGGTCTTCCCCTTCGAAGCCGGGGCCGAACATGTCCTTGAACCAGCCCCCCTTCCGCTTGCCGTAGACGCCTTCGAACTTCCAGTAGTCCTGGAACAGCCCGGCGACCGGATCGAGCGTGCGATGACACACGGCACATTCCGACGCCTGCATGGTGGGGACTTCAAACTTCGCCGTCACTGCGGCCGCATCCGACACGCGGGCGGCCAATTCCAGCACGTCTACACCAAGGAAGTGCTGGTAGTACATCCGCGCCCGCAATCGATTGCGGTTCGTCTCGGTCGTCGGGTACCGCTTGAGATACTGAAACGTGCTGAGAATGCCGGCGTGCGGATAAAAACCGGTCGCCGAATCCTGATCGTCGTCCCGCGTGCGGGCGACGAGTTGCTTGAGCTTGAGGGGGATGTACTCGAACGGGTCGTCGGGGTTCTTGAACCGCGACTTGATGTCGTCGAACACGCCATACCCGCGGGCGGTGTACGGCGTCACCATGATGTAATCGGCGGTCACGATTTCCGTGAACGGGCGGTCGTTTCGAACGATGTGCTCGATGAGCTTCATTGGCTCGCCGAACATCGCCTCGCGGTAGTCCGCCGCCAGCTTGTAGCGGGCCTGCGTCTGGGCCTTGGCGTCGCCGGCGGCAGACAGATCGTACTTCTGATACCAAAGCCGGCTCTTGCTGAAGTGCTCGTAAGAGAGCGCCAGCTCCGCGCCGCCGTCGTAACCGACGGTAAGAAAGACGTCGTTGAATCCCTCGCGCAGGCGGGCGTAGAACGCGTCCTCATTCATCACCGCGTCGAGCAGCGCGGGCAATGCCTTACGACCGTCTTTAGTGATCGCGGCAAGCTCTGTCTCAGTCGGCAGGCGCCCCGCCAGCGACAGCGTGACCCGCCTGAGCAGCTTTCGATCATCAAGCATGAT is part of the Humisphaera borealis genome and encodes:
- a CDS encoding DUF1501 domain-containing protein, with the translated sequence MRRDFLKLCGMVGLGLACPGGAGSLLRAATKEEPPYEGPFYIVFNASGGWDTTYLMDPKGIGGINRLYQEDDILTQGRHKYAPNAKHINGGMSNEDFYAAFGSELLVMNGLDYSVNNHSPGARYMATGKLDSLAYPTFAALVAACKGPTCPLSFLTFGNYSATGNVVAMSRVPYLPSLQKIANADAIEGNVRSPYHDDFALSRIEQSLRESNVARAAQARLPRQERTENMLYAAQVNSKALQRVTPHIPSNVPKDRLAQQAEIALASFKAGVCVSANLSIGQFDSHANNDVDQMKLIPEFLAGVAYVLRRAEELKIRDKLVVVVQSEMGRTPNYNKGNGKDHWSIGSIMFLGAGIRGNRVLGATDEKQFLVPLDPKSLACDKEKGVRVRPEHIHAALRQFAGIADHPLSKKFPLGVPEKELLQGLWG
- a CDS encoding SDR family NAD(P)-dependent oxidoreductase, with translation MRDLSGKRVVITGAAGGIGKAIALEFCRAGSRLILLDVNQPALEAAVADCRATGADAVGVHCDLADADAIALAADRCLAAFGGVDVLVNNAGIAFYGPTHEMRLDQWEKLMAVNLLAPIRLIHALLPSLREQPEAHILNIASITGLVPKRRIAAYQASKFGLVGLSQSLRAEYSPYGIGVTAVCCGFARTELIATAHRDGMAAKPRAMRSWWSVSPEYVARRAVAGVRANRGLVVVPFLARLFWWVQRLSPAILDLHGHWVHWRSNRRRRAKARRLRSNTPSMPQPVPAGAK
- a CDS encoding DUF1592 domain-containing protein, whose amino-acid sequence is MSSRARLNAISVFLFAAVLLPGRVPAQPAEDTKAYTGAGCAAPVDGYFENEVWAKVGAQTCLECHKAGGDAEDSKFVLKDPVKTQAASRGETLRYNRDQFAKMAIVKDGDQSRMLLKVVGKLKHGGKGVLKPDSTGYRILAEYVRRTADPAAMARATAERAAIVDRDATPFFDGVIMLDDRKLLRRVTLSLAGRLPTETELAAITKDGRKALPALLDAVMNEDAFYARLREGFNDVFLTVGYDGGAELALSYEHFSKSRLWYQKYDLSAAGDAKAQTQARYKLAADYREAMFGEPMKLIEHIVRNDRPFTEIVTADYIMVTPYTARGYGVFDDIKSRFKNPDDPFEYIPLKLKQLVARTRDDDQDSATGFYPHAGILSTFQYLKRYPTTETNRNRLRARMYYQHFLGVDVLELAARVSDAAAVTAKFEVPTMQASECAVCHRTLDPVAGLFQDYWKFEGVYGKRKGGWFKDMFGPGFEGEDLPTADRWRALQWLGERTAKDPRFAVAMVEHVQYILTGRRPLLAPKDIDDPMFAARRRAYTEQRRQIEAIAVRFARGNFNLKNVFKDLIESEFYRADGVATVLANPQRRAELDDVGVCRMLAPEQIERKVKAIFGRPWGRLNDQLAMLYGGIDSKEVTERATDPSGAMGAIQRILANDVACKQVALDFSRDPQDRRLFPKIEPDVVPGSSAEADAKIRQAIVYLHQQILGRFDAADSPEVDRTYQLFAGVVTDAAERKGIEKQETYSCRQNLEKPVPDPKYTVRAWRTVVTYLLRQHEFLYE
- a CDS encoding amino acid ABC transporter ATP-binding protein; the encoded protein is MIEVKGLKKSFGALDVLKGVDLEVPANQVVCLLGPSGSGKSTLLRCLNLLERPTAGQIIVAGQEITRADADLSKIRAEVGMVFQHFNLFPHMTVLQNITLAPIKVRGESPEAAEKRGLELLARVGLSDKPAVYPGQLSGGQKQRVAIARALAMQPKVMLFDEPTSALDPEMVGEVLAVMKSLAHQMTMLAVTHEMAFARDVADRVLFMDGGVVAEDAPPAEFFTRPKTERARAFLDMTPASV
- a CDS encoding ABC transporter permease subunit (The N-terminal region of this protein, as described by TIGR01726, is a three transmembrane segment that identifies a subfamily of ABC transporter permease subunits, which specificities that include histidine, arginine, glutamine, glutamate, L-cystine (sic), the opines (in Agrobacterium) octopine and nopaline, etc.), with protein sequence MYTLVCPASPRLRLLAITLLVLATASACDRPPTGSTTQPAARTLVVGTEPTFPPFEARGEKGDFVGFDIDLVRAIGAKAGFNVQFKDLGFDALIPALNAGQIDVIASAMSITDERKNAVDFSDPYVEAGLVIAVRQNEQGVRNAETLVGKTLAVQQGSTGAEAADKLKAAGKVKEIKYFQTVPLAMMELTKGGADAVINDRPTAENYVASNPNQVRVLPEPVQSDSYGLAIKKGNADLLAKINTALKELKAEGFLKQLEDKHFAGKTVAGTSAEAPKGFSGHMVAVLPDLVKGAGIAVLVVLIAEVMGTVLGLGLALMRLSGSGVLSVVAAVYVDLIRGTPMLVQILFVYFGVPSLISSLTGSPFNPDPIIAGTLALGFNSAAYVSEIYRATLGSIDRGQNEAACALGLSPVQRFRYVIFPQAFRIAIPPLGNEFVTLLKDTSLLSVIAVMEIVKAGQLYMSRTYAVFPTYLAIALVYVILTLAITNILRVVERRMKLPT
- a CDS encoding DUF6797 domain-containing protein, which gives rise to MQFSARRLSSFKSTFVYLLAMVAAPGAIAQTLEQSEHGSFMINTLEAPNGNLTYKGVIVKLGKGDEAAMCFDTELLRMSVGWVKATADGQSYDGWAGLVDPRNSTSFTASHGGPPTIGVYTGKKLEKGKPGPKVEPQARVATKVGPGWSSGGSLDDPRSPSKYDKNLTLGPLPKDQARWNGLYRHGDQVVFSYTVGKTHVFEQPGLAAGGPNPVYTRTFHVAAHEGPLTLLLADVDVAADAASVAVRTEGTALVGVAAKQPAESVVMAGLVKTPAGATLDNEKGRLVAHLPASKTAYVFQAWVWAGPKAEAGSFTALHRSASKTLEPADPAVITKGGPAIWGSPLKATGKLMTSGKADDAYVVDTIPAPEDNPWKALPRFAGLDFFADGTRAALSTIGGDVWVVSGIDEKLEDIQWKRFATGLFQPLGLRIIDDKIYVIGRDGLTRLTDLNGDGEADFYENINNEAQVTNNYHEFCLDLQTDPQGNFYYPKGSPWPPNVKSDHQGTMIKVSRDGSKMEVIATGLRAPNGTGMSDDGRLLTASDNQGHWEPACKVSWIRPGLFYGMVPAAHTPDRKAPTAFEQPIFWIPMSMDNSSGGQAFAPKAGKWGPLNGTMLHMSYGKSTLFNCMTETVDGVMQGAFVQFPLKFDSSLMRARFNPGDGQLYVTGLKGWQTNAGREGALHRVRHTGQPTRMPVEFHAHVNGLSITFGTALDKASATDVENWDIEQWNYKWTGNYGSPEFSVKDPTKAKHDVVEVKKVTLSEDGKTVFLETAEPLVAANQMRIRGNVKDATGKEGKWEIYNTINKPGAKKAL
- a CDS encoding cytochrome P460 family protein gives rise to the protein MRTTLLLLALASPGCMQKAERPSPPSPPAQSTPQPDARVVAREYQTMGHMTLMTPSKRISPIVVNCDSSTFVVPDSRANHAIRVYMNEGAAKAYDVSAAAYPVGSVVVKEKLAADGPAGKGPADPGWEHAGLGGMIKRPAGYDPAGGDWEYFYVAKGSDKVESGRIATCVRCHAGGATRDHIFGTWWANR